In one Verrucomicrobiia bacterium genomic region, the following are encoded:
- a CDS encoding GNAT family N-acetyltransferase produces MTLGYLADSRQFLPELARWHHEEWGWLHPGDTVEARAVRLEGECGRGAIPTVLVAMEGQKLLGSSMLVAQDMESRPQWSPWLASVFVAPDRRGEGIGTALVRRAMEEAARMKVGRLYLYTPSAERFYTRLGWSLIERTPYHGAEVAVMQFEFPG; encoded by the coding sequence GTGACTTTGGGCTACTTGGCGGACTCCAGGCAATTCCTGCCGGAATTGGCGCGATGGCATCACGAGGAGTGGGGATGGCTGCATCCGGGAGACACCGTGGAAGCGCGGGCTGTGCGTCTGGAGGGGGAATGCGGGCGGGGAGCGATTCCGACGGTGCTGGTGGCGATGGAGGGGCAGAAGTTGCTCGGTTCCTCGATGCTGGTGGCGCAGGACATGGAGTCGCGTCCGCAATGGTCGCCGTGGCTGGCCAGCGTGTTCGTGGCGCCGGATCGCCGGGGTGAGGGGATCGGGACGGCGCTGGTCCGGCGGGCCATGGAGGAGGCGGCACGGATGAAGGTCGGACGGCTCTATCTCTATACGCCCAGCGCGGAGCGGTTTTACACCCGCCTGGGATGGTCGTTGATCGAGAGGACGCCGTACCACGGCGCGGAGGTGGCGGTGATGCAGTTCGAGTTTCCAGGGTGA